The proteins below are encoded in one region of Cyclopterus lumpus isolate fCycLum1 chromosome 8, fCycLum1.pri, whole genome shotgun sequence:
- the wu:fb95e10 gene encoding microtubule-associated protein futsch: MKPDGVATAALEPMEALESNLVNEAAPAVGQEPNQAASPAEMPQQPAAETGQVEPKPDQAKDTPAAENSNKTSGDSKAKTTNKATAKTKPGTTGPTKTTPGSRPNTSQSRLSNGVSKPQTNGVAKKTAPAAVKKIAPTPAPAKKPTGPAPAFKSKVIEKKPTGAAPATNGAKSMTGTTTSAKKTASATAPGVKTGTAAAAAKKPPAPKTASATPTKPSAAASPKPLTSKTTRSTPSTPASSRPATGSTRPPTTSTTKSSPAAAKTTTPKAPSTTAKPVASRLTSTTPSGGKPPASQTSRNTTPVKKDVTKPATSSSKKPVESPLTRPSLTTKSAKPETPKSAAAKKPAASKAADTKTPIRTKAESKATPSKDAAKTPGPRAGAAKTPIPKKTVGSSTPTPVKRGPKAATVAEPGKEIAAAVAAATAAAAAAAIATAAAAVAGPEGPETAVEPSAAELMSSQTQAVQEQPSDPAPEAIREPTPEPIEMLTPEPVHEPRPDQVREPSPEPLPEPLSQPESDLRAEQVHEPASNVPLLAQLDHFKFEESTKESVPCLGTTVMSPPCSPLGPVSPVREPQNTSSLLDMHIQSNPWGDNQTLGPSEFAPQSLVNTMNFYTEEEKENKNQFKAQTTTEEEEEEEEEEEEEEGEGEEEEEEKENLFMPTSTAPSAETFNMMAEPLLLDASPMGDFTSGDLISPHEKEEAVEKADEEINEDDDEEEEEDDEDEVQRRLGHQPSSLVTDMSTSQPSEEFHVRPSAFGASAAWHGDDLLSGMDSEDVSSCTSSRQQGVSDLSSPQHTALLEGTQSSDALVDSSLRGSEGDGNLMGSPNVETLANEEDEDEEDERVDDMDLSSERVEEHHKAFQEQERDEDEEDEDVEMHSEGVTESCGNVDEDDFNEEERLSNLNRSGPPPCIPPASSWSQSNTFSDPWAQPASLHAVSSPSPVSDHGAAESETPILSPAHARVDSSAPSFAHESEHEPRQHQSTHEEMKTSADVEEAHAGMSQPGAARAAHSGSETSTPEELQDYDSSSGVESRSDKQHTPVPPSVQPDMDQDLGIHLEKGDGEEEEAETLPADEVLGTGPPTAPASAPSSPSTSGDEASDTEDEMQINDPDAPAVTDHSAGFESPPPTRSLPALEEDEEAGDAHAGEGEEDGGGTTPQSANSVASYGFDCTTSNSNAHSMAESCGKSPGIFSLENEEQLPEEAKDPSLIKELTLPSVAAAAQAEDLLGRPVDLMPLGHPGDNQPGSLDEHHYMFGGKNAADHLEEVDPCEPSRHLGAVESEDTGDSQPPYYSTICDKTDSFLAGNV; the protein is encoded by the exons ATGAAGCCGGATGGGGTTGCCACGGCGGCGCTGGAGCCCATGGAAGCGTTGGAATCCAATCTAGTAAATGAGGCAGCGCCAGCTGTGGGACAGGAGCCCAACCAGGCGGCCAGTCCGGCGGAGATGCCACAGCAGCCTGCAGCAGAGACAGGCCAGGTGGAACCCAAGCCGGACCAGGCCAAGGACACCCCAGCTGCCGAGAACAGCAACAAAACATCAGGTGACTCCAAAGCGAAGACTACCAACAAGGCCACGGCCAAGACGAAACCTGGCACCACGGGCCCAACCAAAACCACCCCTGGGTCACGGCCCAACACATCCCAGAGCCGCCTCTCGAATGGCGTGTCAAAGCCCCAGACCAACGGCGTGGCAAAGAAAACCGCACCTGCTGCGGTGAAAAAGATCGCCCCGACCCCAGCTCCAGCTAAAAAACCAACAGGCCCGGCCCCGGCCTTCAAGAGCAAAGTGATTGAGAAGAAACCCACAGGGGCGGCCCCGGCCACCAATGGTGCAAAGTCAATGACCGGAACAACAACGTCAGCAAAGAAGACGGCGTCCGCAACCGCTCCTGGTGTCAAAACCGGcaccgccgctgctgctgctaaaaAGCCCCCAG ctcccaaGACCGCCTCTGCAACTCCCACCAAGCCGAGTGCTGCTGCCTCACCCAAGCCCTTGACTTCCAAGACAACCAG GTCTACACCCAGCACGCCGGCGTCCTCTCGTCCTGCCACAGGCTCCACCAGGCCGCCCACTACCAGCACAACCAAGAGCTCCCCGGCTGCAGCCAAAACCACCACCCCGAAAGCCCCCTCCACCACTGCCAAGCCCGTTGCCTCCAGACTAACCTCCACTACCCCCTCTGGTGGCAAACCTCCAGCATCGCAAACATCCAGAAACACAACCCCTGTGAAAAAAG ATGTTACCAAACCAGCCACTTCATCATCTAAAAAGCCTGTTGAGTCCCCCCTCACCCGCCCCTCCTTGACAACGAAGTCGGCAAAACCCGAGACCCCCAAATCAGCCGCCGCCAAAAAGCCTGCCGCTAGTAAGGctgcagacacaaagacacccATCCGCACCAAAGCAGAGAGTAAGGCCACACCTTCTAAGGATGCTGCCAAGACCCCTGGACCTAGAGCAGGTGCAGCCAAGACTCCCATCCCCAAGAAAACTGTTGGCAGCAGCACCCCGACTCCGGTAAAACGCGGTCCCAAAGCAGCAACGGTTGCAGAACCCGGAAAGGAAATCGCTGCCGCCGTTGCTGCAGctacagctgcagctgcagctgcagctatCGCCACTGCGGCCGCAGCCGTCGCAGGGCCAGAGGGACCAGAAACAGCTGTGGAGCCATCTGCTGCAGAACTGATGTCCAGCCAGACCCAAGCAGTGCAAGAACAGCCGTCAGACCCCGCACCAGAAGCCATACGGGAACCAACACCAGAGCCCATAGAGATGCTGACACCAGAACCAGTACATGAACCAAGGCCAGACCAAGTAAGAGAACCATCTCCAGAGCCCCTTCCAGAACCCCTGTCTCAGCCAGAGTCAGATCTAAGAGCTGAACAAGTCCACGAACCAGCCTCCAATGTGCCGCTGTTGGCTCAACTGGACCACTTCAAATTCGAGGAGTCTACCAAGGAATCGGTTCCTTGCCTGGGAACTACTGTCATGTCTCCACCTTGTTCTCCACTGGGCCCCGTGTCCCCCGTCAGAGAGCCACAGAACACCTCTTCTCTGCTGGACATGCACATCCAGTCCAATCCCTGGGGCGACAACCAGACCCTGGGTCCGTCTGAGTTTGCCCCCCAGAGCCTTGTCAATACGATGAACTTCTAcacagaagaggaaaaggagaataAAAACCAGTTTAAGGCACAGACAacgacggaggaggaggaggaggaggaggaggaggaggaggaggaggagggggagggggaagaagaagaagaagagaaggagaaccTGTTCATGCCGACCTCCACAGCTCCATCTGCAGAGACCTTCAACATGATGGCAGAGCCTCTCTTGCTGGATGCCTCGCCCATGGGTGATTTCACCTCCGGGGACCTGATCTCCCCGCACGAAAAGGAGGAGGCAGTGGAAAAGGCTGATGAGGAGATAaacgaggatgatgatgaggaggaggaggaggacgacgaagATGAGGTGCAGAGGAGACTAGGACACCAGCCTTCGTCCCTGGTCACGGACATGAGCACGTCTCAGCCCTCTGAAGAGTTCCATGTGAGACCCTCGGCTTTTGGCGCCTCTGCGGCGTGGCACGGCGACGACCTGCTGTCCGGGATGGACTCCGAGGACGTGAGCAGCTGCACCAGCAGCCGGCAGCAGGGCGTGTCCGACCTCAGCAGCCCCCAGCACACCGCGCTGCTGGAGGGCACCCAGAGCTCTGACGCCCTTGTCGACTCTAGCCTCCGCGGCTCCGAGGGAGACGGCAACCTTATGGGTTCTCCCAACGTGGAAACTCTGGCcaacgaggaggacgaggatgaggaggacgagcGGGTGGACGATATGGACCTGAGCTCAGAGAGAGTGGAGGAGCATCACAAGGCGTTCCAGGAGCAGGAGcgggacgaggacgaggaggacgaagatGTGGAGATGCACAGCGAAGGTGTGACTGAGAGCTGTGGGAATGTAGACGAAGATGACTTCAATGAGGAGGAGCGTTTAAGCAACCTAAATCGCTCCGGTCCTCCGCCGTGCATCCCCCCGGCCTCCTCCTGGAGTCAGTCTAACACCTTCAGTGATCCCTGGGCTCAACCGGCCTCCCTGCACGCCGTCTCCTCCCCCAGCCCCGTGTCCGACCATGGTGCGGCCGAGTCCGAGACGCCAATCCTGTCTCCCGCCCACGCACGTGTGGACAGCAGTGCCCCTTCCTTTGCTCATGAGTCAGAGCATGAGCCACGGCAGCATCAGTCAACccatgaggagatgaagacctCAGCAGACGTGGAGGAGGCTCACGCAGGGATGTCCCAGCCCGGCGCAGCTCGTGCTGCCCACAGCGGTAGCGAGACGAGCACACCGGAGGAACTGCAAGACTACGACAGCAGCTCTGGGGTGGAGTCCCGCTCTGACAAACAGCACACCCCAGTTCCCCCTTCGGTCCAGCCTGACATGGACCAGGACCTGGGCATTCACTTGGAGAAAGGtgatggagaagaggaggaagctgagacGCTCCCCGCCGACGAGGTCCTAGGAACAGGACCTCCGACCGCTCCGGCATCCGCCCCGTCCTCGCCCTCCACTTCAGGAGACGAGGCCAGCGACACTGAGGACGAGATGCAAATAAACGACCCCGACGCACCGGCAGTGACTGACCACAGCGCTGGATTCGAAAGCCCTCCTCCCACCCGCAGCCTGCCGGCTctcgaggaggatgaggaggcggGGGATGCGCATGCCGGAGAGGGCGAGGAGGACGGAGGCGGAACCACCCCCCAGTCCGCCAACTCTGTGGCATCTTACGGCTTTGACTGCACCACATCCAACTCGAATGCCCACTCCATGGCCGAGAGCTGCGGAAAGAGCCCGGGGATCTTCTCGCTGGAGAATGAGGAGCAGCTTCCAGAGGAGGCCAAGGACCCCTCCCTCATCAAGGAGCTGACCCTGCCATCAGTGGCTGCCGCCGCCCAGGCAGAGGATCTGCTGGGCAGACCCGTGGACCTGATGCCTTTGGGCCACCCGGGCGACAACCAGCCCGGCAGTCTAGATGAGCACCACTACATGTTTGGGGGAAAGAACGCAGCAGACCACCTAGAGGAGGTCGATCCATGCGAGCCCAGCCGCCACCTTGGGGCCGTGGAGTCTGAAGACACCGGCGACAGCCAGCCACCTTACTACTCTACCATATGTGATAAGACTGATAGTTTTCTGGCAGGTAATGTATAA